One part of the Desulfonema ishimotonii genome encodes these proteins:
- a CDS encoding ATP-binding cassette domain-containing protein, with protein sequence MTQPLIRFENVFKAFGDNQVLRGINLSIRKGEITAIIGKSGEGKSVLLKHIIGLMRHDAGRILYQGQPILQLKKAERKALKRKFSYMFQETALFDSMTVFENIALPLVEKTALSKSEIGDRVREKMHQLDIDNIEDEYPARISGGMKKRVALARALVTDPEIILFDEPTTGLDPIRKNAVHSMISDYQKKFGFTGIVVSHEIPDVFYISQRLIMLDEGRVIFEGKPDDIQKASDPVIRQFIQGLESRHDALTGMTPQPQGERRYREEMARMRRHRNAFSIILLTVENLYEINKMAGYEAEQSALKRFADNVQGHLRLTDVCSRLGMNKIMLLLPRTSREEAEHICRELAENMGTCGVTEIQAYPGFCFSVSAGIAEAEQDKPIELLVAEAESHKNIFYEFKVC encoded by the coding sequence ATGACACAGCCACTGATCCGGTTTGAAAATGTCTTCAAGGCCTTCGGAGACAATCAGGTCCTGAGAGGGATCAACCTCAGCATCCGTAAGGGAGAGATCACCGCCATTATCGGGAAAAGCGGTGAGGGCAAAAGCGTTCTCCTCAAGCATATCATCGGACTGATGCGCCACGATGCGGGCAGAATACTCTACCAGGGACAGCCGATCTTACAGTTGAAAAAGGCCGAGAGGAAGGCCCTGAAACGGAAATTCAGCTATATGTTTCAGGAGACGGCCCTCTTTGACTCCATGACCGTCTTTGAAAACATCGCCCTGCCCCTCGTGGAAAAAACCGCCCTTTCCAAATCGGAAATCGGGGACCGGGTCCGGGAAAAGATGCACCAGCTCGATATCGACAATATCGAAGATGAATACCCGGCCCGGATATCGGGCGGCATGAAGAAGCGGGTGGCACTGGCGCGGGCGCTGGTGACCGACCCGGAGATCATCCTCTTCGATGAGCCGACGACGGGCCTGGACCCCATCCGCAAAAATGCGGTCCACAGCATGATCTCCGATTATCAGAAAAAATTCGGGTTTACCGGCATTGTGGTCAGCCACGAAATACCGGATGTGTTTTATATCTCCCAGCGTCTGATCATGCTCGATGAGGGCCGGGTGATTTTCGAAGGGAAGCCGGATGACATTCAGAAGGCCTCCGACCCCGTGATCCGGCAGTTTATTCAGGGACTGGAAAGCAGGCACGATGCCCTGACCGGCATGACCCCCCAGCCCCAGGGAGAACGCCGGTACCGGGAGGAAATGGCCCGGATGCGGCGGCATCGGAACGCCTTTTCCATCATCCTGCTCACCGTTGAAAATCTTTATGAGATCAACAAAATGGCCGGATACGAGGCCGAGCAGAGTGCGCTGAAGCGGTTTGCCGACAATGTACAGGGCCATCTCCGCCTGACAGATGTCTGTTCACGGCTGGGGATGAACAAAATCATGCTGCTGCTGCCGCGAACCAGCCGGGAGGAAGCCGAGCATATCTGCAGGGAACTCGCGGAAAATATGGGAACCTGCGGCGTGACGGAGATACAGGCCTATCCGGGTTTCTGTTTCTCGGTCAGCGCCGGTATCGCAGAGGCCGAACAGGATAAGCCCATTGAACTGCTGGTGGCCGAGGCAGAGTCCCATAAAAATATATTCTATGAGTTCAAAGTGTGTTAG
- a CDS encoding TonB-dependent receptor, with amino-acid sequence MKFRTCILIVATLVLTGQSGISFSEDAYPEEDSYTLDTVTVEAQREISAERNAERISIQDEAAPVISTVPDILKHTTGLDVQGRSVLTPKSSQVRIRGFDERRSLIMLDGRPLNGTGVMGGQFVDWSALSLQGWEAVDVGKGAFSAKYGNTLGGTINLIPTEPGDDPAFSAHTGFKRYDTFSAGVSGSGKYGPLGAQLSAGYTETDGNLRNSEAERADFGSRFYWSWGGDGQIQAGFRYTDGDFNMPVENRKNQAGYDDAYPESGGSYLIGPGIKFPSGDRHGDGSFYTKERYELDLSVRKKIAGTDSELKLYFNNEDREDTVYSYDLDEIVLKREATPDRSWGWVTRFSRMFGEHLAGFGADGNYQGYGGSTYTFIRDDYFSKAPTDGNDEADGTRWHGVYLDDQWALTRQLDLYMGLRYEQYYGDRKIDAVAGYRNRRPTGYETVEAEFDENTLLPKLGLVWRPVGGLALHGRFARATRFPDNPAFYWYYGGYRPEVDPDSDLVRKDLTFEDALQYEVGLSYTGIPNLSLSLNYYYYDVDDYIRWIFGYSPSRVVYNIDNVEFQGIELDAEGKVWEDVYVFANFTWQDTKKEGDVLDGSNALSDELSELPEYKFNMGVKYQREDGAMAKLTLRWVDDRQVPYLRGSAYTDGTAVGSDVTMKNMDDFITVDVLCKYPVWKTDAVRGFLTAGVENLFDEDYEEEFDFPAPGQTFSIGAEIRF; translated from the coding sequence GTGAAATTCAGAACCTGTATTTTAATTGTGGCGACCCTGGTGTTAACCGGCCAAAGCGGCATCTCATTTTCGGAAGACGCTTATCCTGAAGAAGACTCTTACACGCTGGATACGGTGACAGTGGAGGCTCAGCGGGAAATCTCGGCAGAGCGGAATGCGGAGCGCATCAGCATTCAGGACGAGGCAGCCCCTGTTATTTCAACGGTCCCGGATATTCTGAAACATACCACGGGGCTGGATGTGCAGGGCCGGTCTGTGCTGACGCCCAAGAGCAGCCAGGTCCGTATCCGGGGATTTGATGAGCGCCGTTCCCTGATCATGCTCGACGGCAGGCCTCTCAACGGCACAGGCGTCATGGGCGGGCAGTTTGTGGACTGGAGCGCCCTGTCGCTTCAGGGCTGGGAGGCCGTGGATGTGGGAAAAGGGGCCTTCAGTGCCAAATACGGCAACACCCTGGGCGGGACCATCAACCTGATTCCCACGGAGCCGGGCGACGACCCGGCGTTCAGCGCCCATACCGGATTCAAGCGGTATGATACCTTTTCCGCCGGTGTCTCCGGTTCCGGGAAATACGGCCCCCTGGGGGCGCAGCTCTCGGCCGGGTACACCGAAACCGACGGCAATCTGCGGAACAGCGAGGCCGAACGGGCCGACTTCGGCAGCCGGTTCTACTGGTCCTGGGGTGGGGACGGACAGATACAGGCTGGCTTCCGGTACACGGACGGCGATTTCAACATGCCCGTGGAAAACCGTAAAAATCAGGCCGGGTATGACGACGCCTACCCCGAATCCGGCGGCTCCTATCTGATCGGCCCCGGCATTAAATTTCCTTCGGGTGACAGGCACGGGGACGGCAGTTTTTACACCAAAGAGCGGTATGAACTCGACCTGAGCGTCAGAAAGAAAATCGCAGGGACCGATTCGGAGCTGAAGCTCTATTTCAATAACGAAGACCGGGAGGACACCGTTTATTCCTATGATCTGGACGAAATCGTGCTGAAACGGGAGGCCACCCCGGACCGCTCCTGGGGCTGGGTCACGCGCTTCAGCCGGATGTTCGGGGAGCATCTGGCGGGATTTGGCGCGGACGGCAACTATCAGGGATACGGCGGCTCAACCTACACCTTTATCAGGGACGATTATTTCAGCAAAGCGCCCACAGATGGAAATGACGAAGCCGACGGAACCCGGTGGCACGGCGTGTATCTGGATGATCAGTGGGCGCTGACCCGGCAACTGGATCTTTACATGGGGCTGCGGTATGAACAGTATTACGGCGACCGGAAGATAGATGCGGTTGCAGGATACCGCAACCGCAGGCCGACCGGTTATGAAACCGTTGAGGCCGAATTTGATGAGAACACCCTGCTGCCCAAGCTCGGCCTGGTCTGGCGGCCTGTTGGCGGGCTGGCGCTGCATGGCCGGTTTGCCCGCGCCACCCGCTTCCCGGATAATCCGGCCTTTTACTGGTATTACGGCGGATACCGACCGGAGGTTGACCCGGATTCGGATCTGGTGCGGAAAGACCTGACCTTCGAAGATGCCCTGCAATACGAGGTGGGACTCAGCTACACCGGCATTCCCAACCTCTCCTTGTCCCTGAATTATTACTATTATGATGTGGACGACTATATCCGGTGGATTTTCGGCTATTCGCCCAGCCGGGTGGTCTATAATATCGACAATGTGGAATTTCAGGGGATTGAGCTGGATGCCGAGGGAAAGGTGTGGGAAGATGTATATGTCTTTGCCAATTTTACCTGGCAGGACACGAAAAAAGAGGGGGACGTGTTAGACGGCAGCAACGCGCTTTCGGACGAACTGTCCGAACTGCCGGAATACAAGTTCAACATGGGCGTGAAATATCAGCGGGAAGACGGGGCTATGGCAAAGCTCACCCTGCGGTGGGTGGATGACCGTCAGGTGCCGTATCTGAGAGGGTCGGCCTATACGGATGGGACAGCCGTGGGCAGTGATGTGACGATGAAAAACATGGATGATTTTATTACCGTGGATGTTCTCTGCAAATATCCGGTGTGGAAAACGGATGCCGTCAGAGGCTTCCTGACCGCCGGTGTGGAAAATCTGTTTGACGAAGATTATGAAGAAGAGTTTGATTTTCCCGCGCCGGGCCAGACCTTCAGCATCGGGGCGGAAATACGGTTTTAG
- a CDS encoding FmdE family protein: MNAQDILNSEDFKKCADFHGHICPGLSTGFRAASAGMAWLKANRSEDEEIVAIVETDACSADAVQVLTGCTFGKGNFIYKDYGKMALTLMSRKSGRGVRVIVRNGAFQPDEEHMALIQKMIREELTDEERNRFETLHFRRSCQILEMPEDQLFDIRAVDMELPRKAEIKPSVACDRCGESTMSSKLVEKDGQKVCRGCLEGV, translated from the coding sequence ATGAACGCACAGGATATTTTAAACAGCGAAGATTTCAAAAAATGCGCGGACTTTCACGGCCACATCTGCCCAGGCCTCTCCACGGGATTCCGGGCGGCCAGCGCGGGCATGGCATGGCTGAAGGCGAACCGGTCCGAGGATGAGGAGATCGTCGCCATTGTCGAAACGGATGCCTGCTCTGCCGACGCGGTGCAGGTGCTGACCGGCTGTACCTTTGGCAAGGGCAATTTTATCTACAAAGACTACGGCAAGATGGCGCTGACGCTGATGAGCCGGAAATCGGGCCGGGGCGTGCGGGTGATCGTCAGAAACGGGGCGTTTCAGCCCGATGAGGAACACATGGCCCTGATTCAGAAGATGATCCGGGAGGAGCTGACCGACGAGGAGCGAAACCGGTTTGAGACGCTTCACTTCCGACGAAGCTGTCAGATATTGGAGATGCCCGAAGATCAGTTGTTTGACATCCGGGCGGTAGATATGGAACTGCCCCGGAAGGCCGAAATCAAACCCTCCGTGGCCTGTGACCGGTGCGGCGAGTCAACCATGAGTTCCAAGCTGGTGGAAAAGGACGGCCAGAAGGTGTGCCGGGGGTGCTTGGAAGGCGTGTGA
- a CDS encoding DVU0772 family protein → MMKLRDIKNNTNLVNEIDWEMTPEEAVRLYLEWGCNWARSNYVIRSKEDTSHYFVVNTWKGRPVIYFIRRNSEEAVELAEFHMPPALEQEFLDSVGHNKGVFSINKKVKSWLKRELEYSA, encoded by the coding sequence ATGATGAAACTGAGAGATATTAAAAACAATACAAATCTGGTCAATGAAATTGACTGGGAAATGACCCCCGAAGAGGCGGTGCGCCTGTATCTGGAGTGGGGATGCAACTGGGCCCGGAGCAATTACGTCATCCGCTCCAAAGAGGATACCAGCCACTATTTTGTCGTCAATACCTGGAAAGGCAGGCCGGTGATCTACTTCATCCGCCGGAACTCCGAAGAGGCGGTTGAACTGGCGGAATTTCATATGCCCCCGGCCCTGGAGCAGGAATTTCTGGATTCCGTCGGCCACAACAAGGGCGTCTTCTCCATCAATAAAAAAGTCAAAAGCTGGCTGAAGCGGGAACTGGAATACAGCGCCTGA
- a CDS encoding polyprenyl synthetase family protein, producing MRFDLKGYLAERREHVNAALMKILDDEVPRSRIARAMAYSLMAGGKRLRPILCLAAAGAVGGTPDIAMPAACALELVHTYSLIHDDLPALDDDALRRGRPTCHVAFDEATAVLAGDALLTLAFEILASGSGTAGDTARQWLDVIREISTAAGYRGMIEGQMRDIEAEKKALDLAALEQVHARKTGALIEAAVVSGAILGGGGRGQIAALRAYARKIGLAFQVTDDILNVEGDPRVMGKAVGTDADRNKSTYPALLGLEASGAFAETLIEDALTALEGFGERSVPLEAIAAYILRRRR from the coding sequence ATGAGGTTTGATCTGAAAGGTTATCTGGCGGAACGGCGGGAGCATGTGAATGCCGCCCTGATGAAGATTCTGGACGACGAGGTGCCCCGGTCGCGCATTGCCCGGGCCATGGCATATTCGCTCATGGCGGGGGGCAAACGGCTGAGGCCGATTCTGTGTCTGGCCGCAGCCGGGGCTGTGGGCGGCACTCCCGATATCGCCATGCCTGCCGCCTGTGCCCTGGAGCTGGTTCACACCTATTCCCTGATTCACGATGACCTGCCCGCACTGGATGACGATGCCCTGCGCCGGGGCCGGCCGACCTGCCATGTGGCCTTTGATGAGGCCACAGCCGTTCTCGCGGGCGACGCGCTCCTGACGCTGGCCTTTGAAATACTGGCCTCTGGCAGTGGCACGGCCGGAGACACTGCCCGGCAATGGCTGGATGTGATCCGTGAGATTTCGACTGCGGCCGGATACCGGGGGATGATCGAGGGGCAGATGCGGGATATCGAGGCGGAAAAAAAGGCACTGGATCTGGCGGCCCTTGAACAGGTCCATGCCCGGAAGACCGGTGCGCTGATTGAGGCGGCTGTGGTTTCCGGTGCCATTCTGGGCGGGGGAGGCCGGGGGCAGATTGCCGCGCTGAGGGCGTATGCCCGGAAGATCGGCTTGGCCTTTCAGGTGACGGATGATATCCTGAATGTCGAGGGCGATCCCCGTGTGATGGGGAAAGCCGTGGGCACAGATGCGGACCGGAACAAAAGCACCTATCCCGCCCTCCTGGGCCTTGAGGCATCAGGGGCGTTTGCGGAAACGCTCATTGAGGATGCGCTGACGGCGCTGGAGGGCTTCGGGGAGCGGTCGGTACCGCTTGAGGCCATTGCAGCCTATATTCTCCGTCGGCGGCGGTGA
- a CDS encoding MlaE family ABC transporter permease codes for MPRLAILETPISALGRQFIFIIRELGRLGIFFSRGLIHIFSYPFQMAKLIEQLYFIGMKSVVVVCLTGAFTGMVLGFQGYYTLVKFGSEGVLGTIVSLTLIRELGPVLTAIMVTGRAGSAMAAELGIMRISEQIDALETMDINSVRFLFSPRLLAAVISLPLLTALFDAIGIFGGYLTGSVLLGISPGIYFYRTEYSVQMVDINGGFIKAFVFGIVVVTICCYQGYYTHLRKEGFGAKGVGSATTSAVVISCVLILATDYVLTSFLM; via the coding sequence ATGCCGCGCCTTGCTATTCTGGAAACGCCGATTTCCGCCCTGGGCAGACAATTTATCTTTATCATCCGGGAACTGGGCCGCCTTGGCATCTTCTTTTCCAGGGGCCTCATCCACATCTTCTCCTACCCGTTCCAGATGGCAAAACTCATCGAACAGCTCTATTTTATCGGCATGAAATCGGTGGTCGTCGTCTGCCTGACGGGCGCGTTTACCGGCATGGTGCTGGGATTTCAGGGGTATTACACCCTGGTTAAATTCGGTTCCGAAGGGGTACTGGGCACCATCGTCTCCCTGACGCTGATCCGTGAGCTGGGCCCGGTGCTGACGGCCATTATGGTCACCGGCAGGGCAGGCTCGGCCATGGCCGCAGAACTGGGCATCATGCGGATTTCCGAGCAGATCGACGCGCTGGAGACAATGGACATCAACTCCGTCCGCTTTCTCTTCAGCCCCCGGCTGCTGGCCGCCGTTATCAGCCTCCCCCTTCTGACCGCCCTCTTTGACGCCATCGGGATCTTCGGCGGCTACCTGACCGGTTCGGTGCTTCTGGGCATCAGCCCGGGCATCTATTTTTACCGGACCGAGTACAGCGTACAGATGGTCGATATCAACGGCGGCTTTATCAAGGCCTTTGTCTTCGGCATCGTCGTGGTCACCATCTGCTGCTACCAGGGGTATTACACCCATCTGCGCAAAGAGGGGTTCGGGGCCAAGGGCGTCGGCTCCGCCACCACCTCCGCCGTTGTCATCTCCTGCGTCCTGATCCTGGCAACGGATTATGTCCTAACCTCCTTTCTGATGTAG
- the cooS gene encoding anaerobic carbon-monoxide dehydrogenase catalytic subunit yields the protein MAEKKKTIPQKPVNIRDITICDATAQMLEKAKRDGVETAFDRAATMKACPIGADSACCKHCSMGPCRLNAKDPYGKVGVCGATIDTIMARNFARMVAAGAAAHTDHGMAMLDLFREVVSGHIKEYRIKDVQKLDMVAQSIGIETEGRTTEDIAMDLYKELERTYTQVEGEIPFAKRVPEKTLETWRKYDMVPRGAMREIMELMHRTHMGVDQHYENITRQCSRTALADGWGGSMVATEISDILFGTPKPVAVEVNMGVLKEDMVNIVVHGHEPNMFESMLVSVSEASLIRAAKDAGAKGINLCGMCCSGAEMMSRHGVPHAGNFMSTEAVIVTGAVDAMVVDVQCIKQGLSKVAQCYGTHLFTTNYRCHIEGAEHIAFHEDKPGECTDEIVIRAISRFKSRNKPIEIPNIRNIGVHGFSHEYISYMLGGTFRASYTPLNDNIINGRIRGVAGVVGCTNPRVRHDWVHVEMVKELIRNDVLVVQTGCSQISLAKAGLMTPEAAHLAGPGLREVCETVGMPPVLGLGSCVDNSRILIACTAMVNEGGLGDSIADLPVAGAAPEWMSEKAISIGHYFVASGVYTVFGVTFPIVEETKFHKLLFNGLEEEYGLGKWGYTADPYEMARMMIEHIDKKRKALGIDKTRERVMMDFQDRRSLDVA from the coding sequence ATGGCAGAAAAGAAAAAAACCATCCCCCAGAAGCCCGTAAACATCAGAGACATTACCATCTGTGATGCAACCGCCCAGATGCTTGAAAAAGCCAAACGGGACGGGGTCGAAACCGCGTTTGACCGGGCAGCGACCATGAAGGCGTGCCCTATCGGTGCTGATTCCGCATGCTGCAAACACTGTTCAATGGGCCCCTGCCGCCTCAATGCCAAAGATCCCTATGGCAAGGTCGGGGTCTGCGGCGCGACCATTGACACCATTATGGCAAGAAATTTTGCCCGGATGGTGGCAGCAGGTGCGGCAGCACATACGGACCACGGCATGGCCATGCTTGATCTTTTCCGGGAAGTGGTGAGCGGCCATATTAAGGAATACCGGATCAAGGATGTTCAGAAGCTCGATATGGTGGCGCAGTCCATCGGCATTGAAACGGAAGGCCGCACCACCGAAGATATTGCCATGGATCTCTATAAAGAGCTTGAACGGACCTACACCCAGGTGGAGGGCGAGATCCCCTTTGCCAAGCGGGTTCCGGAAAAAACGCTGGAGACATGGCGCAAATATGACATGGTTCCCCGCGGTGCCATGCGTGAAATTATGGAACTGATGCACCGCACCCATATGGGTGTGGACCAGCATTATGAAAATATCACCCGGCAGTGCAGCCGGACGGCCCTGGCCGACGGATGGGGCGGTTCCATGGTGGCCACCGAGATCTCCGACATCCTGTTCGGCACGCCGAAGCCGGTGGCGGTCGAGGTCAACATGGGGGTTCTGAAAGAGGACATGGTCAACATCGTCGTCCACGGGCATGAGCCGAACATGTTTGAATCCATGCTCGTCTCCGTCAGCGAGGCGTCTCTGATCCGGGCGGCCAAAGATGCGGGCGCCAAGGGCATCAACCTGTGCGGCATGTGCTGCTCCGGCGCGGAGATGATGTCCCGGCACGGCGTTCCCCACGCCGGCAACTTCATGTCCACCGAGGCGGTCATCGTCACCGGCGCGGTGGATGCCATGGTGGTGGACGTGCAGTGCATCAAGCAGGGGCTGTCCAAGGTTGCCCAGTGCTACGGCACCCATCTGTTTACCACCAACTACCGGTGTCACATCGAGGGGGCCGAACATATCGCCTTCCATGAGGACAAACCCGGCGAATGCACGGACGAAATCGTCATCCGGGCCATCAGCCGGTTCAAATCCCGGAACAAGCCCATTGAGATCCCCAACATCCGGAATATCGGCGTCCACGGCTTCTCCCACGAGTATATCAGCTACATGCTGGGCGGAACCTTCCGGGCATCCTACACGCCGCTGAACGACAACATCATCAACGGCAGAATCCGGGGCGTGGCCGGCGTTGTGGGCTGCACCAACCCCAGGGTCAGACACGACTGGGTCCATGTGGAGATGGTCAAGGAGCTGATCAGAAACGACGTGCTGGTGGTACAGACCGGATGCTCCCAGATCTCCCTGGCCAAAGCCGGACTGATGACCCCGGAAGCGGCCCATCTTGCAGGTCCCGGCCTGAGAGAGGTCTGTGAGACCGTCGGTATGCCGCCGGTGCTGGGGCTGGGTTCCTGCGTGGACAACAGCCGTATTCTGATCGCATGTACCGCGATGGTGAACGAGGGCGGTCTGGGCGACAGCATCGCTGATTTGCCGGTGGCAGGCGCGGCGCCGGAGTGGATGAGTGAAAAAGCCATTTCCATCGGACACTATTTTGTCGCCTCCGGGGTCTATACCGTTTTCGGTGTCACCTTCCCCATTGTTGAGGAGACCAAATTCCACAAGCTGCTGTTCAACGGCCTGGAAGAGGAGTACGGTCTGGGCAAATGGGGCTATACGGCAGACCCCTATGAAATGGCCCGGATGATGATCGAACATATCGACAAAAAACGCAAGGCACTGGGAATTGACAAAACCAGAGAGCGCGTGATGATGGATTTCCAGGATCGGAGATCACTGGATGTCGCCTAG
- a CDS encoding adenylate/guanylate cyclase domain-containing protein, giving the protein MLISDKNFRGRKTLRLQILLAYLILLLILITGLVIHLPWLYTSKINVATIVRELNRELMSGTSDQIRKIFDRAIVAQHTIRDIFQKNIISIQDAKKRECLYLTLLKNNENFSWVSFGWTNGDFFGARRVNNNDIRTVLNEWKGDKLKALRRIDFYRPDSGDVRLAGRQFITHYDYYAPRRPWFRLARDSENDVWTPVYVFDTSQKPGINSALALRIDGKLAGVISVALELENISLYLKKLKVGKTGTAFIMNAGTELVAFRDIEEITRPLSGSDRLALKRISESENKFLRIASDCLRDSGYTPAGIQEMTQLKHTDPRTNQEFYVTFAPVGTPDWIIGTVIPESDFLGDIRRNTRYLLIALLLIILLSSSVAIFMIHRLVVRPVQQIADQTLHVRNFRLDEIVPVSSRIREVNQLSSAIYRMSAGLRSFEKYIPTELVRTLISQGIEARIGGEEKVVTVLFSDLVSFTRLSETMGSDLFPHLGEYFSQMSGIIGEQRGTIDKYIGDSIMAFWGAPIANAAHAVDACRAALACQARLRELGTRWQQENRPPLFARIGINTGKVLVGNIGSDQKMDYTVIGDPVNVASRLESLNKYYGTGILIGQETCEPAKDDIIVRKVDTVAVYGKAEGIDVFELIAMREDSTPADCDWIRIFEEGLTCYRMKQWKKAISLFQQIAGMRGVPDRPSQVYIEKCEQLILDPPACEWDCVTVMDRK; this is encoded by the coding sequence ATGCTGATTTCCGATAAAAATTTCAGGGGCCGGAAAACGCTTCGGCTTCAGATATTGTTAGCCTATCTCATCTTACTGCTCATCCTCATTACCGGCCTGGTCATTCATCTGCCCTGGCTGTACACTTCAAAGATCAATGTCGCGACAATTGTCCGGGAACTGAACCGGGAGCTGATGAGCGGCACATCGGATCAGATCCGAAAAATTTTCGACAGGGCGATTGTGGCCCAGCATACCATCAGAGATATTTTTCAAAAAAATATTATCAGCATACAGGATGCGAAAAAGCGGGAATGCCTCTACCTGACGCTGCTGAAAAACAATGAAAATTTTTCATGGGTCAGCTTCGGATGGACCAATGGTGATTTTTTCGGGGCCCGGCGGGTCAATAACAACGACATCAGAACGGTTTTAAATGAGTGGAAGGGGGATAAACTGAAAGCGCTGCGGCGCATTGATTTTTACAGGCCGGACAGTGGGGATGTGCGCCTGGCGGGTCGTCAGTTTATCACGCATTATGACTATTATGCGCCCCGGCGTCCCTGGTTTCGGCTGGCCCGGGATTCGGAAAATGACGTATGGACCCCCGTATATGTGTTTGACACAAGCCAGAAACCGGGCATCAATTCAGCCCTGGCGCTTCGGATTGATGGCAAACTGGCGGGGGTGATCTCCGTGGCGCTGGAGCTGGAAAATATCTCCCTTTATCTGAAAAAACTGAAGGTGGGAAAAACCGGCACGGCCTTTATCATGAATGCCGGGACCGAGCTTGTGGCCTTCCGGGATATCGAAGAGATCACCCGGCCCCTCAGCGGTTCGGACAGGCTCGCACTGAAGCGGATCAGCGAGTCGGAAAACAAATTCCTCAGAATCGCCAGTGACTGCCTCCGGGATTCCGGCTATACACCCGCCGGGATACAGGAGATGACCCAGCTTAAACATACAGATCCGCGCACGAATCAGGAGTTTTACGTCACGTTTGCGCCCGTGGGAACCCCGGACTGGATTATCGGCACGGTCATTCCCGAATCCGATTTTCTGGGCGACATCCGCCGGAATACGCGCTACCTCCTGATCGCCCTGCTGCTGATCATCCTGCTCTCATCCTCTGTTGCCATTTTTATGATTCACAGGCTGGTGGTCCGGCCGGTTCAGCAGATTGCGGATCAGACCCTGCACGTCCGGAATTTCAGGCTGGACGAAATTGTTCCGGTCTCCTCCCGTATCCGGGAGGTCAATCAGCTTTCCAGTGCCATATACCGGATGAGCGCCGGGCTTCGCTCATTTGAAAAATATATTCCGACAGAACTGGTCCGAACCCTTATTTCCCAAGGGATAGAAGCCCGGATCGGCGGTGAGGAAAAGGTGGTCACGGTCTTATTCAGCGATCTGGTCTCTTTTACCCGCCTGTCCGAGACAATGGGGAGTGACCTTTTTCCTCACCTGGGGGAATATTTCAGTCAGATGTCGGGGATTATCGGTGAACAAAGGGGGACCATTGATAAGTATATCGGAGACAGCATCATGGCATTCTGGGGGGCACCCATCGCCAATGCCGCCCATGCTGTCGATGCGTGCCGCGCGGCCCTCGCCTGCCAGGCCCGGCTGCGGGAACTCGGCACACGGTGGCAGCAGGAGAACAGGCCGCCCCTGTTCGCACGGATCGGCATCAATACCGGGAAGGTGCTGGTCGGAAATATCGGATCGGACCAGAAGATGGATTATACGGTGATCGGCGATCCGGTCAATGTCGCCAGCCGTCTGGAGAGTCTGAATAAATATTACGGAACCGGGATACTGATCGGGCAGGAGACCTGTGAGCCTGCAAAGGACGATATTATCGTACGAAAAGTGGATACGGTTGCCGTATATGGCAAGGCGGAGGGCATTGATGTGTTCGAGCTGATCGCAATGCGGGAAGACAGCACCCCGGCTGACTGCGACTGGATACGGATTTTTGAGGAGGGGCTGACCTGCTACCGGATGAAACAGTGGAAAAAAGCCATATCGCTTTTTCAGCAGATCGCCGGGATGCGCGGTGTCCCGGACAGACCGTCTCAGGTGTATATCGAAAAATGCGAACAGCTTATCCTTGATCCCCCGGCATGTGAATGGGATTGCGTTACGGTCATGGACCGGAAATAG
- the tsaA gene encoding tRNA (N6-threonylcarbamoyladenosine(37)-N6)-methyltransferase TrmO, whose amino-acid sequence MTAFHQTDEALAEMILRPVGVVRNEIREAILHSDASGIELKEKRENLKQHLQWVREMVSDLVILPEFEEMLDGIEGYSHVLVLYWAHQLPPESRDLKKVHPMGRKEIPLKGIFATCSPARPNPVLVSAAEIVERAGNLLRVRNLEALNGSPLIDIKPYVQSSHGAENPRVPEWMTQIHRDIEKAGRDQ is encoded by the coding sequence ATGACAGCATTCCATCAGACAGACGAGGCCTTGGCGGAGATGATTCTCCGGCCTGTGGGCGTTGTGCGAAATGAGATCAGAGAGGCGATTTTGCACTCCGATGCCAGCGGGATTGAATTGAAAGAAAAACGTGAAAATCTGAAACAGCATCTGCAATGGGTGCGGGAGATGGTATCCGATCTGGTGATCCTGCCGGAATTTGAAGAGATGCTGGACGGCATCGAAGGCTATTCCCATGTGCTGGTGCTGTACTGGGCACATCAGCTTCCGCCGGAGAGCCGGGATCTGAAAAAGGTGCATCCCATGGGCCGGAAAGAGATACCGTTGAAGGGCATCTTTGCCACATGCAGTCCGGCCCGGCCCAACCCGGTGCTGGTTTCCGCAGCAGAGATTGTGGAACGGGCCGGCAATCTGCTCCGGGTCAGAAATCTGGAGGCCCTGAACGGCAGCCCGCTGATTGACATCAAACCCTATGTGCAGTCCAGCCACGGCGCGGAAAATCCCCGTGTGCCGGAGTGGATGACTCAGATTCACCGGGATATTGAAAAAGCAGGGAGAGATCAGTAA